In a genomic window of Gambusia affinis linkage group LG04, SWU_Gaff_1.0, whole genome shotgun sequence:
- the LOC122828955 gene encoding T-lymphocyte surface antigen Ly-9-like translates to METLQALLLILGFSAAQEENLTGIVGGTISLPAAVTEKGFLLYNSISIASVFKGEFEIDVKIYKNKLHWNRSSGLFTITNLQKNDSGIYKVQKGKFSSSYKLQIYDPAATPAVKTVNVTSDLCLLICSVDKPETLLWIRNKEIQNQSRSALSLHVTVYKEDRDSSYRCAAANPAENKTVDVNLTTSCGFNQTETQTDRRTYWISAVVSVVVLVFVAFGLWMIKLKFLDRKEPAGQTQSRSGYLSPPEVSPQENDPTFSTIFYRTWNQEITS, encoded by the exons ATGGAAACTCTGCAGGCTTTACTCT TGATTCTGGGATTTTCTGCTGCTCAGGAAGAGAATCTGACAGGAATCGTTGGAGGAACCATCAGTCTACCTGCTGCTGTCACAGAGAAAGGATTTCTTTTATATAACTCGATAAGCATTGCTTCAGTGTTTAAAGGTGAATTTGAGATTGATGTGAAAATTTACAAGAACAAACTTCATTGGAACCGAAGCTCTGGACTCTTTACGATCACAAACCTGCAGAAGAACGACTCAGGAATCTATAAAGTTCAAAAAGGCAAATTTTCTTCTTCATATAAACTCCAAATTTATg ATCCAGCAGCGACTCCTGCAGTAAAAACTGTtaatgtgacctctgacctctgcctGTTGATCTGCTCTGTGGACAAACCGGAGACTCTGCTGTGgatcagaaacaaagaaatccagaaccagagccgcTCTGCTCTGTCTTTACATGTTACTGTCTATAAAGAGGATAGAGATTCATCATATAGATGTGCAGCAGCCAATCCTGCAGAGAACAAAACTGTTGATGTTAATTTAACGACTTCCTGTGGATTCAACCAGACAGAAACTCAGACTGACAGAAGAACAT ATTGGATCTCAGCTGTCGTCTCAGTCGTGGTTCTTGTATTTGTTGCTTTTGGACTCTGGATGATCAAACTGAAGTTTCTGGACCGAAAGGAACCAGCTGGACAAACACAGAGCAG gtCAGGATATTTGTCTCCTCCAGAAGTTTCTCCTCAGGAAAATGAtccaacattttcaacaatCTTCTATAGAACCTGGAACCAGGAAATAACTTCATAA